From Micromonospora echinaurantiaca:
TGGCGATCACCGCCGCCCGGGCCCGGCTGCGCACCCTGCTGGTGGACGCCGACCCGCTCGGCGGCGGGCTCGACCTGGTCCTCGGTTGGGAGCAGCTGGAGGGACTGCGCTGGCCGGCGCTCACCGACGCGGACGGCCGGGTCGACGCTCCGGTGCTGGTGCGGTCGTTGCCCAGCCGGGGCGACCTGGTGGTGCTCTCCTGGGACCGGGGGGATCTGCTGACCATTCCCGTGCCGGCGATGGCGGCCACCGTGGACGCCGCCCGGCGTGGCCGCGACTTCGTGGTCGTCGACCTTCCCCGCCACCTGGACGACGCGGCGGTGACCGCGCTCCAGTCGGCCGACCAGGTGTTCGTCGTGGTGCCCGCCGAACTGCGGGCCACCGCGGCCGCGGCCCGCGTGGTGTCCGCCGCCGCCGCGCACTGCACCGACCTGTCGGTGATCGTCCGGGGGCCGGCGCCGGGTCGACTCCGGGCGGCCGAGGTGGCCCGGGCACTCGGTCTGCCGCTGGCCGGCACGCTGCGCCCGGAGCCGGGACTCTGCCGAGGGCTCGAACGGGGCGAGGCGCCGGCGGCCAGCGGCCGTGGCCCGCTGGCCGCGCTCTGCCAGCGGATCGTCGCCGACGTGACCGGCGTGCCCGTGCCGGGTGCGGCATGACCGGGCCGGCCGACGGCGACAGCCTCGCCACCCGGGTCCGGCAGCGGATCGCGGCCACGGCCGCCCCGGTCACCCCGGCGGCGATCGTCTCCGCGGTCCGGGCCGAGCCGGGCGCCGCCGTCCTCGGCGACAACGCGGTGCTGCGGATGGCCGACCGGGTGCGCGACGACCTGGTCGGCGCAGGTCCGCTCGCACCGCTGCTGGCCGACCCGGAGGTGACCGACGTGCTGGTCAACGGCACCCGGGTCTGGGTCGACCGGGGGCAGGGCCTGCACCAGGTAGCGGTGCCGGTGGGCTCGGTCGACGACGTACGCCGGCTCGCCCAGCGGCTCACCGCCGGTGCCAGCCGCCGGCTGGACGACGGTTCCCCGTACGCGGACGCCCGGCTCGCCGACGGCACCCGGCTGCACGCCGTGCTGCCACCGGTGGCGACCGACGGGCCGTACCTGTCGTTGCGGACCTTCCGGCAGCGGCCGTTCACCCTCGACGAACTGGTGCGCCAGGGCACCGTGCCGCGGCCGGTGGCGCCGGTGCTCGCCGCCGTCGTCGAGGCCCGGCTGGCCTACCTGGTCACCGGGGGCACCGGGTCGGGGAAGACCACCCTGTTGAACACGCTGCTCGGGCTGGTGCCCGCGACTGAACGGATCGTGCTGGTGGAGGACGCCGCCGAGCTGCACCCGGTGCACCCGCACGTGGTGGGGCTCCAGGCTCGGACGGCCAACGTGGAGGGCTCCGGAGCGGTGGGGCTGACCGACCTGGTCCGGCAGGCGCTGCGGATGCGACCGGACCGGCTGGTGGTCGGTGAGTGCCGGGGCGCGGAGGTGGTGGACCTCCTCGCCGCCCTGAACACCGGCCATGACGGCGGCGCCGGAACGCTGCACGCCAACGCGCCGTCGGACGTACCGGCCCGGCTGGAAGCGCTCGGCCTGCTCGGCGGTCTGCCCCGCGCCGCGCTGCACGCTCAGGTGGCCGCCGCGCTCCAGGTGGTGCTCCAGGTCCGGCGCAGGTCCGGTCAGCGGGTGCTGGAGTCGATCTGCCTGCTGCTCCCCGAGGGCCCGGAACGGCTGGTCACCGTCGTTCCCGCCTGGGTACGCGGACGCGGGCTCGGCCTGGCCGCCCGACCGCTCGGGGCGCTGCTGCGAGAGCGCGGCGTCGCGCTGCCGCCGATCCTCTGCGAGCCCTGGCCCGGATCGGCGGGACCGGCATGAGCGCCGGCTACTGGCCGCTGGTGGCGCTGCTGGCCACGGGCTCCGTGCTGCTGGCCGGGCTGCTCCGACGTTCCCGGCTCGGCCGCCGTGTTCCGATCAGCCCGGATCGCCCGACAACGGCGAGGCCGGACGATCCGTTGCTGGACTGGGTGGCGGAGCTGCGTGGCCCGGCCGGCGGGGTCGATGACGATACTCCGGTGCGCCGTCAGCTGCCGGCGTTGCCTGCCCGGCATGTGGCGCGGCGAACGGCGCTGGCCCGCCCGGCCGGCGCGCTCGCGGCGCAGTCCAGGCCGGCCGCCGGGCCTCCGCCGGCGGCCGCGCGTCCGATCGGCTCACCACGTCCGCCCGGTCGCCGGGATCCCCGCCGGCCGGCCGGACCGGTCGAACCGCCGACCGCCACAGCGGTGGAACGGCGGCCGGAGGCATCCACCAATCCGTCCCGGCACCTCGGTGCCGGATGGCATCGCGTCGAAGCGGTGGTCGTCGCCGCGCCGAGGCGCGCGCTGCTCCTGGCCGCGCTGATCGGTGCCGGGTTGGGCGTGCTGCTCGGCGGTCCGGTGGCCGGGGTGGCCCTCGCCGGGTACGGGTGGTTGGGCGCCCGCGCCCTGGTCCGGCGGCAGGCGGCGCGCCAGGCGGACCGGCTCCGCCGCAAGCGCCTGGACCAGCTCTGCGGCCTCGCCGCCGACCTGCGCGCGGGGCTGCCGGTCCTGGTGGCCGCCGAGCGCCTGGGGCTGACCGCCACCGGTCAGACCTCTGACGCTCCGGTCTGGGCGAGCGCCGGCCCGGACCAGACGGGGACCGGCGCGGCAAGCCACCCGAGGAGCACCCGCGTGGCGGGCCGAGCGGCCGTGCGCGTCGGGAGGGCGGCGGGACGAGACCGTGCGGCCCCGCCCGCACCATGTCAGCCGGTGACGAACACCGGCCCGGGACGGGCACCGTTGCGCACCGGCGCGGGTGGCAGCTCTGCCTCGGCACTGGCGGGGGAGGTACTGCCCGTCGCGGATGCCGGCCCGCCTGCCAACGGTCCGGCCGGTTGGCCGGTGATCGACGGCGCCGAGCGGGTTTCGTTCCCACCGGTCCCGCACGCACCGGGCTGGTCGGCCGTGGGCTCGGAGCCGACGTCGACCGTCGACGCGGCGAGCGGCCCGGGCTCCTGCGAGCCCGTGGTCGAGCCAGCAGGGGCCGAGTCGCGGCGTGACGGGCCGGGCCGGCGGCGTCCCCG
This genomic window contains:
- a CDS encoding type II secretion system F family protein, with translation MVVAAPRRALLLAALIGAGLGVLLGGPVAGVALAGYGWLGARALVRRQAARQADRLRRKRLDQLCGLAADLRAGLPVLVAAERLGLTATGQTSDAPVWASAGPDQTGTGAASHPRSTRVAGRAAVRVGRAAGRDRAAPPAPCQPVTNTGPGRAPLRTGAGGSSASALAGEVLPVADAGPPANGPAGWPVIDGAERVSFPPVPHAPGWSAVGSEPTSTVDAASGPGSCEPVVEPAGAESRRDGPGRRRPRAGEEPSEPDRLLRLALAAVRLADRTGAPLAELVERIEADARSTDRGLAAAAAQAAGARATAWLLAALPLGGVGLGYGIGVDPVAVLLHTPIGGTCAVAAIVLQVAGLLWTERLGGTPGRAG
- a CDS encoding TadA family conjugal transfer-associated ATPase — encoded protein: MTGPADGDSLATRVRQRIAATAAPVTPAAIVSAVRAEPGAAVLGDNAVLRMADRVRDDLVGAGPLAPLLADPEVTDVLVNGTRVWVDRGQGLHQVAVPVGSVDDVRRLAQRLTAGASRRLDDGSPYADARLADGTRLHAVLPPVATDGPYLSLRTFRQRPFTLDELVRQGTVPRPVAPVLAAVVEARLAYLVTGGTGSGKTTLLNTLLGLVPATERIVLVEDAAELHPVHPHVVGLQARTANVEGSGAVGLTDLVRQALRMRPDRLVVGECRGAEVVDLLAALNTGHDGGAGTLHANAPSDVPARLEALGLLGGLPRAALHAQVAAALQVVLQVRRRSGQRVLESICLLLPEGPERLVTVVPAWVRGRGLGLAARPLGALLRERGVALPPILCEPWPGSAGPA
- the ssd gene encoding septum site-determining protein Ssd, whose product is MPPRTSVSTQRRLPLVVTSDGELLDDLLRLAAAGDVEVELAADPVAARTRWLPAPLVLVGCDQAQPCLRARLPQRPRLVLVGRSGELDPGWQVAELIGAEHVATLPAAEPWLVDRFAECGPDRAGNGEARVIAVLGGRGGAGASILAGGLAITAARARLRTLLVDADPLGGGLDLVLGWEQLEGLRWPALTDADGRVDAPVLVRSLPSRGDLVVLSWDRGDLLTIPVPAMAATVDAARRGRDFVVVDLPRHLDDAAVTALQSADQVFVVVPAELRATAAAARVVSAAAAHCTDLSVIVRGPAPGRLRAAEVARALGLPLAGTLRPEPGLCRGLERGEAPAASGRGPLAALCQRIVADVTGVPVPGAA